A genomic region of Trichothermofontia sichuanensis B231 contains the following coding sequences:
- a CDS encoding DUF389 domain-containing protein, whose translation MWIPPLSDEALERLNQDLYSESQANLDYLVLVVSSCLIASFGLLSNSAAVIIGAMIIAPLMLPIRAIAFAGLTSNRALLLQSLQAIVIGLLLAIGLSWLVGKIFNVSEFGSEVLARTQPNLLDLGIALAAGAISGFAKVRPHVSDALAGTAIAVALMPPLCVVGLTLSQGLLDYSFGAFLLYMTNLFGITLACQIIFATAGCAQRPYLGRDLTSWMTILFTLALALPLGLRTLALLQQSRIQASIRSVLLNRTITVGQKTHLNRTRVEWDRKIPTVYLYVVADQPPTPRQVGLVEQFLSREMGRAYEVVFVVSEVKEVRSGVYTPLPKWLQTSPSDSQPLAPTTPASPTAPRYDPAAATPSPPTQKPLSPLETLSTPTPSPETLTPQEDAPPLNSPTPALPNNTPPPSSPNPAGQP comes from the coding sequence ATGTGGATTCCACCCCTCTCTGACGAAGCCCTAGAGCGTTTAAACCAGGATCTCTACTCGGAGTCCCAGGCTAACCTGGACTATCTCGTGCTGGTTGTGAGTTCCTGTCTAATTGCCAGCTTCGGCTTGTTGAGCAATAGTGCTGCTGTGATTATTGGGGCGATGATTATTGCACCCCTGATGTTACCGATTCGCGCGATCGCCTTTGCAGGCTTAACCAGCAATCGCGCCCTCCTGCTCCAGAGCTTACAGGCAATCGTCATTGGTCTGCTCCTAGCCATTGGCCTCTCCTGGCTGGTGGGGAAAATTTTCAACGTGTCGGAATTTGGGTCCGAGGTCTTGGCTCGCACACAACCGAATTTACTTGACTTGGGCATCGCCCTAGCCGCCGGTGCCATTAGCGGTTTTGCCAAAGTGCGCCCCCACGTCAGCGACGCCCTAGCAGGAACCGCGATCGCCGTTGCCCTCATGCCCCCCCTGTGTGTCGTGGGCCTGACCCTCTCCCAGGGCTTACTGGATTATAGTTTTGGGGCATTCCTCCTCTACATGACCAACTTGTTTGGCATTACCCTCGCCTGTCAGATCATCTTTGCCACCGCAGGCTGTGCCCAAAGACCTTACCTGGGACGGGACCTCACCTCCTGGATGACTATCCTGTTTACCCTGGCCCTAGCCTTACCCCTGGGCCTGCGTACCCTCGCCCTGCTTCAACAATCCCGCATTCAGGCCAGCATTCGCAGTGTACTGTTAAACCGGACGATCACCGTGGGGCAAAAAACCCACCTCAATCGGACCCGGGTGGAATGGGACCGCAAAATACCAACCGTGTATCTCTACGTGGTCGCTGATCAACCACCGACCCCACGACAAGTGGGCCTAGTAGAGCAATTTCTATCTAGAGAAATGGGACGAGCCTACGAGGTAGTGTTTGTCGTCAGTGAAGTTAAGGAAGTCCGATCGGGAGTTTATACCCCCCTGCCCAAGTGGCTACAAACCTCTCCTTCTGACTCCCAACCCCTGGCACCTACGACGCCAGCCTCGCCAACAGCTCCCCGCTACGATCCGGCTGCGGCAACGCCCTCACCCCCCACCCAGAAACCCCTCTCTCCCCTAGAGACCCTCTCAACACCCACCCCTTCACCAGAAACCCTCACTCCCCAGGAGGACGCGCCGCCCCTAAACTCCCCAACTCCCGCTTTGCCCAATAACACCCCGCCCCCCTCTTCCCCTAATCCTGCTGGTCAACCATAG
- a CDS encoding PadR family transcriptional regulator, producing the protein MRDAARTLSELPLPAGKRIAADGRDRLACLLAQSERMDRLTMKFEDIYRFFRDPPPIYLNKELAVCYILSVLLERDSYGTELIQQLEHTYPAYRLSDTVLYGALKFLEDETTIVGYWKKVEGRGRPRRMYQVAPEGRQRARDLARLWGDYVHQSSRINIQSS; encoded by the coding sequence TTGCGAGATGCTGCGCGAACGTTGTCTGAATTGCCCTTGCCAGCAGGAAAGCGGATTGCGGCTGATGGGCGCGATCGTCTGGCTTGTCTACTCGCTCAGTCTGAACGCATGGACCGACTTACCATGAAGTTTGAAGACATTTATCGGTTTTTTCGAGACCCACCACCGATCTATCTGAACAAAGAACTGGCTGTGTGCTACATCTTGTCAGTTTTACTAGAACGGGATTCCTATGGGACAGAATTGATTCAGCAACTGGAACACACCTATCCAGCCTATCGCTTGTCGGATACGGTGCTCTACGGTGCTCTGAAATTCCTCGAAGATGAAACAACGATTGTGGGATATTGGAAAAAAGTCGAGGGCCGGGGACGTCCGCGTCGCATGTACCAGGTGGCTCCGGAAGGTCGACAACGGGCACGCGATTTGGCCCGCCTGTGGGGAGATTACGTCCATCAATCCAGTAGAATCAACATTCAGTCATCATAG
- a CDS encoding YbaB/EbfC family nucleoid-associated protein, which produces MTKGQGQGFGFGLGKMKELAEAFKKAQQVQEGAKKLQEDLEQMQIEGEAGGGLVKVVMTGNQEPIRVEISPDVLGEGADVLSDLVTTAMKDAYNKSTAEMRRQMEELTSGLNIPM; this is translated from the coding sequence ATGACCAAAGGACAAGGGCAAGGGTTTGGCTTCGGCCTAGGCAAAATGAAGGAACTTGCAGAAGCTTTTAAGAAAGCCCAGCAGGTTCAGGAAGGGGCGAAGAAACTCCAGGAAGATCTGGAGCAAATGCAGATTGAAGGAGAAGCGGGCGGTGGCTTGGTCAAAGTGGTGATGACGGGTAACCAGGAGCCAATCCGGGTAGAAATTTCCCCCGATGTCCTGGGCGAGGGAGCAGACGTCCTTTCGGACTTGGTAACCACGGCGATGAAGGATGCCTACAACAAGTCAACGGCAGAGATGCGGCGACAAATGGAAGAGCTGACCAGTGGGTTAAATATTCCGATGTAA
- the murB gene encoding UDP-N-acetylmuramate dehydrogenase: MTLSYNPPSLQSSPQSLAEKSKSALHERPTGPLVVLKSGRTSLKLPGSDCVIKPNVRLASLTSFRVGGPAEWYTAPQRIADLAASLAWAEREGLPVTLLGAGSNLLVSDAGLPGLVVCTRHLRHIHFDEETGQVTVGAGEPIARLAWRAAERGWQGLEWAVGIPGTVGGAVVMNAGAHDTCAADRLIRVQVLNRGESLSELTPADLDYSYRSSRLQTTPQLVVQATLQLQPGADPQKLLAITSQNLEQRKNSQPYHLPSCGSVFRNPHPYKAGWLIEQSGLKGHQIGGAEVAHRHANFILNRGNATASDIFRLITHIQERVAEHWSLYLKPEVKILGDFQLA; encoded by the coding sequence ATGACTCTCTCCTATAACCCTCCTAGTTTGCAATCCTCACCCCAGTCCCTTGCTGAGAAGTCGAAGTCTGCCTTGCACGAGCGACCGACGGGACCCTTAGTCGTGCTCAAGTCGGGAAGAACCTCCCTGAAGTTGCCGGGAAGCGACTGCGTGATTAAACCCAATGTGCGCCTAGCCAGCCTTACCTCCTTCCGGGTAGGGGGGCCAGCGGAATGGTATACGGCGCCCCAACGAATTGCCGATTTAGCAGCGAGTTTAGCCTGGGCCGAGCGCGAGGGTCTCCCGGTCACCTTATTGGGGGCGGGGTCTAATTTACTGGTTAGTGATGCGGGGTTACCCGGCCTAGTTGTCTGCACCCGTCACCTGCGACATATCCACTTTGATGAAGAAACAGGGCAGGTAACAGTTGGAGCCGGTGAGCCGATCGCCCGGTTAGCTTGGCGAGCGGCGGAACGGGGCTGGCAAGGACTGGAGTGGGCGGTAGGGATTCCTGGCACCGTTGGTGGGGCGGTTGTGATGAATGCGGGTGCCCATGATACCTGTGCTGCCGATCGGTTGATCCGTGTTCAAGTCTTGAATCGGGGTGAGAGCCTGAGCGAGCTGACCCCTGCTGACTTAGACTACAGCTATCGCAGTTCACGCCTCCAGACGACGCCGCAACTGGTTGTTCAGGCTACCCTCCAACTGCAACCGGGGGCCGATCCCCAGAAATTATTGGCGATTACTAGTCAAAACCTAGAGCAACGCAAGAACAGCCAGCCTTATCATCTCCCCAGTTGTGGCAGTGTGTTTCGTAATCCCCACCCCTATAAAGCGGGCTGGCTCATTGAGCAATCAGGGTTAAAGGGCCATCAAATTGGCGGAGCGGAAGTGGCCCACCGTCATGCCAACTTTATTCTCAACCGGGGAAATGCGACTGCTAGCGACATTTTCCGATTAATTACCCATATTCAAGAGCGAGTCGCGGAACATTGGTCTCTATACCTCAAACCAGAGGTTAAGATCTTAGGAGATTTTCAACTGGCTTAG